Proteins from one Solenopsis invicta isolate M01_SB chromosome 11, UNIL_Sinv_3.0, whole genome shotgun sequence genomic window:
- the LOC105200364 gene encoding uncharacterized protein LOC105200364 produces the protein MSVIQFAEEFTRLILRHTKTNELSSDDIMPLNNEEIVFTIHHVLDALNIKNFNDKNNNSNLIETSNGNAEINPETSTIKIKCELDMEDASSCPEDVQSVFTNDSSVSEVSLPVLKKEREGSFDVLQNEKKFISRSNPMICVNNISRSDTFIREGNQKKIEEEVFESNLSGYLLVTLTEIRKFLMNITVKLNDLEQLLPNKITVKKQKSSLTNSYSSPRRTSTINKTRVSTNACKSSSNLSGTPTSSKMLATENKNIFERRKSTGGIGANAVAPEKSGTSTPKMDTSNRSHNQSVSIMNLSTSSKISPSVANRPHKFTKNPKYAHVRSTIPKAISQKKKIQES, from the exons ATGTCCGTGATACAATTTGCGGAAGAATTTACGCGTCTAATCCTTCGTCACACGAAAACA AACGAGTTATCGTCAGATGATATCATGCCTTTAAACAATGAAGAAATAGTGTTTACCATACATCATGTGCTTGACGCACTCaacataaagaattttaatgacaagaataataatagtaatctgATAGAAACATCCAATGGCAACGCTGAAATAAATCCAGAAACTTCGactataaagataaaatgtgaATTAGATATGGAGGATGCATCCAG CTGTCCTGAAGATGTACAATCTGTTTTTACGAATGATTCGTCTGTTTCTGAAGTCTCACTACCAGTTCTTAAAAAAGAACGAGAGGGTTCTTTCGATGTATTACAAAACGAAAAAaag TTTATTTCACGATCGAATCCTATGATTTGCGTAAACAACATTAGCAGATCAGACACTTTTATTCGCGAGGGAAACCAGAAAAAGATTGAAGAGGAAGTTTTCGAAAGTAATTTATCAGGATATCTACTCGTAACATTGACCGAAATACGAAAGTTTCTTATGAACATCACAGTGAAGCTGAATGATCTAGAA caaTTATTGCCAAACAAAATTACGGTAAAAAAGCAAAAATCATCTCTAACTAATAGCTATTCTAGTCCCCGTCGCACTTCAACTATAAACAAAACGAGGGTGTCAACTAACGCTTGCAAATCAAGTAGCAACTTGTCTGGAACACCGACGTCTTCTAAAATGCTTgcaacagaaaataaaaatattttcgaaagaCGTAAAAGTACAGGCGGAATTGGGGCTAATGCTGTAGCTCCTGAAAAATCTGGCACGTCTACGCCAAAAATGGATACATCAAATCGCAGTCACAATCAATCGGTATCAATTATGAATTTATCAACATCTAGCAAGATATCACCATCCGTTGCAAATCGACCTCataaatttacgaaaaatcCGAAATACGCTCATGTACGAAGCACTATACCGAAAGCAATCAgtcaaaagaaaaagatacaagaatCATAA